The Oxyura jamaicensis isolate SHBP4307 breed ruddy duck chromosome 3, BPBGC_Ojam_1.0, whole genome shotgun sequence genome segment TTTAGATGTAGTTTGTTTTTAGACTGTAGTTTTCATAACCATTTGTTCTCTACTAATTAAAACCATAGCTTTAATTACTGAAAACCTTTTGGTTTTTTGATGTGCTCATTCtaaagaagtgaaatatttccAGTTGAAGATTTTGGTCAGTCTGAAATTCCCTCATACCAAGACCTCATCACAAGTGAAGTGTGTAGTTGAGCCCCCCCGCTGTGCCAGCAGCTTCATGcccttattttaattaaagctatttattttgctgtatatGGATTGTTCAGAATGAGGATGGGGGAGTCCTGGTGCTAGGTGTTGGTGGCTCACTGAACTAAAGATGAAatgctctgccttttttcctgtATCACAGCTTAGGTCACCCATGCTTTCTTTGTATCAGTAATGTAAAATTGCTTTAATAATCCTGTGCTCACCATTTACATTTAAGGGCAGATGCTCCATTTTCCAAGTGGTATTTGGTTGCTATTGTGACTTCTGTATCTTTTGCCTTCTGGAACATCTGTCTTCTCCCAGATGTAAGTTGCTGTTTCCTCTCTATTAGAAATGAACACGAGGGAATCCCAGCAAACCTGATTCACCACCTGGACGTCTGTGTGGAAATTCCTCAGCAGGGAATTATTCGATCGCTCAATGTTCATGTCAGTGGGGCTCTGCTGATTTGGGAGTACACAAGGCAACAGGTGATcaagcaaaaacagaaataactacCAAGAATTTTGTGCCTTACAGTACAGCTGGGTGACTTCCTATGGTGCTACAACATGAAATCCTGAACAGAGGAGATACAACTCAGGGTGAACGAGGATTCTtaaattttgcatgttttgttctctgtagttcagagtgatttttttaaaatgccttaaTGCTTTACCTCCTTAAATAAACTGGTTGCATTGGtaataaatactatttataGTGCGCGTGGtgtgtgatttattttgtgATCATCAACACAGTACCATGAACAttcaaaacaggatttttacTGTTGTTATTTTGATTGTCAGCCATGTTTGACCACATGCCCTCCACTAACCACAATCCAAACTTGTAGTATGAATAGTGTTTAATGCTTCCAATGCCAGGTCATGTAAGTgaatttaactttaaaaatgtatataaaatcCCTCCTATAGCCAATTTCCTGTGCTGCCCCTTGTTTAAGTGTCCTTTATGGTTGAGCTTACTACTCCTGCTGTAAACCCtggtatgtatttttaatgaagttgcTTCAGTAAGGTAATTAATTCTAAATCACACACAAGACCATAACGTGAGATAAACAACTGCCCTACTTCTAACAGATACTGATTGGAAACCAATAGTGACAGCTAACGACAAACCTtatcctttctttaaaaaaaaaaaaaaaaaattaggctTTTTAGGCTACATTAGGCTTTTTAATGGCTACTGTAGTAAACtgactatattttaaaatattttgaaatacttggCCAATGGTAAATGCAGATTACATAAACCACCCTCCCCTGGCTTTTGACAGGGAAGTGAAGTTGGAAAAGCTTTCTTAAGAAAAGTTAGTTCActtactgaaaaacacttttattctttttagagTATGTACGTGATGCTATCatataatcatttatttattcttgtgaAACAATGACTGTCATTACACATTCAAAGCCTCAGATTTGTGAACAGCTTGGCACCATACTGCTTTGACTCATACTCAAGTTGCCCATGACCATCCTTTTTTCAGCAGACATGAGACCCCACAATAAGAAGACTGGTCTGCATTTTAGGAACACAGGTTAGCAGTTCTTGACCTTGAGTTCTTGCACTGAAGCAGGTTCTGttgctttctcctgcttcttccttccccagctttaTTCTCATCAGCTATACTTTGAAAGCAGAGTACTTAGGCCTTCCCAGCAGTTTCTGGAGGATGAAACCCTTCTGCTTCAAGCTTcttcttatattttaaaaagtctcttCTTTTGTCAAAGTATTTAACctgtttaaaaagagaaataactcACATTCATCATAAGAAACTAGCAGAACAAGGGCTTTTGTGCATCATAACAAGACTGAGGAATACGTGGTCTTTTGACTGCTAAATTTAAGTAGGATTTTAGCTTTCTACCCTAGGTAGGAAGTTGTTGCTTGACTGAAGGAGAAGATTCAGCCTGTCATCACATCTCCCCTTATCCCCATGGACATTGAATAAAAGTAGCCCACTAAGTTGCATTTTTTGCTGCAGTGAACTGGGATCGTGGAAAAGAGGTAAATCCAGCAGCTTTTCTATGATATTAGAGGGTGCAGGACCTCTGCAAAGCACTGcaaacaccaccaccagcactgGAGGTGCCACACAGCTGAACTGCAGCCCTCAGAGtaaggcagcacagcccctgggaGCATACTGATTGTTTCAGCTGATTTTGGTTCACAGGCTCAAACAGAAACTGCTCAGACCCTCAGACACCACTGCTGACAAGAAGCAACAACCATTAAATCAGGTAAGAATTGTAGCTCGTGCTCAGGAAACTGAAAAGCATGCAGGCCATAGGAGGGATGTGCAAGCAGATGGGTCATGGTGAAGCCCTGCTGTGCAAAGAAGGGTGTTTTCTGTGCAGTAAGATGCCAGGTGTGGGTTTTACAACGCAGCTGCACCCCCCGGCCCTCACCTCCCTTCCCCACTAGCCGTTCTCCTTTAGCAACGATCATTTGTGTTGCTTCCTAAACCTTCCCGGTCCCCTTCAGCCCTTTTTAAGTTCCAGCTGCCCCGCTGTACGCCCCTACGGGCTGCCCGTTTCTCGGGGAGCCCGGGCTTGCGGtgttcccctctcccctctAGGCTCGCCCCCCCGCGGCCCGCAGACTCTCCGTTGGCCTGGCACGGCCCTCGTGGGGCCGCCCGCGGCCGCCGCTCACCCACTGCTGGGGGCACCGGGACTCGAAGGCCACCCGCAGCTCCTCGCACCGCGCCGCGTCCTCCGCGTGTGCCTCCAGGCACTGCCAGAACTCGTCCCGCGCCCCCCAGCACGCCTTCCTCTCCTGCATCGTGGGGGCCGACATCTTCCCTGCCGCCTTGCGCGGCCAGCACGGGGCGGCCGACACCGCGCCTCGCCCCTCACCGCAGCGGGgagccccggcccggcccggcccggcccagcaCGGCCCTGAGCCTCCCTCCCGAAGGTCAGCAGCAGGCGCAGGCCCAGCGCGGCTGCGGGCGGGGCGgaggcggggcgggcggcggccaTTCCGCCTCCGCCGCGGGCTGGTAGCAAGCCGTGCCCTGGCTGTGTTTGGGAgccacagaatcacaaaatagcCGACTTGGATCCGCAGGGGTCGGCGAGTTAACGCCTGGGTCCCCAGAGGACCACCCCCAAAACAAGCCACGTGCCAGAGCGTTGCCTGAACGCTGCTTGAACTCTGCCAGGCTCGGTGCCGTGACGACTTCCCTGAGGGACCCGGGGGGGCTTAGTGGCGCCGCACAATTAATTAATGGTCTTTGCCCCTTCACACGTCAGCCGCCTTTAAATGCTGGGTGCTCGGTTCCCGAGGGGCCTGTTGCCGTGGAAACTCGCTGCGCGGCCGCCGTGGGGCGGGTGGAGTTGTGGCGGCGGGGCCCAAACCGGCGGGCGCGGAGCCGCCGGCCCCTGGCGGTCTGCAGGGCCCTGTGGAAGGGACGAGTTCTGTCAAAGTGCTGCTTGTGAGGGATGTTTCTGGGGAGTACAGTGAGCGTGAATGCCGCGGTACGCCTGGCGGTATTTCACACAGTCTGCTCTCATCTCTGGCTGTTTGCTTTAACCGCCCTTTTATTGCTAGACTCTGATGGGTAGGAGAGGGAAATGCAGCAGTTTAATTTCTAACATAACAGGAACTTTAAGGTGAGTAGAAGTCACTACAAAAGTGGGATTTCAGTTATggcttttattgaaaataattggtAAAGGTGTAAGTAAGCTTACTCATGACTCTTATGCACACAAGCTTTTGAGAAGCAAGCTTTGACAAGCGtgaatattgaaaagaaaacgAGCGTTAAGTTTCAGGACCAAAACGTGGTAGTAGCAAGTGTCTGTCACTTgtgtttcagattttaaaatttatgctGTGTATAACGTTGTTTAGCTGGTGCGTTCATGAAACAGAAGGAATAATGTGGTGATACATAATTAATCACAAAGCCCCAGTAGCACATCTGGGATATTTGTGATAAATAGTTTATTCTTTAAGGGCCTGCGGTCCAAGAAATACTCACTGAAGACATTTGTAAATAACTCTGTGTAATGGATATTATGGAAATCTAGTAATCTGGCTTTAGAAAgtgcatgaacagaaaaaagacagatttctctaatatatttttaatgaccaTGTTTCCATTTGGTTAAACTGCTATCATAAGGAGctgaatttttttgttgttgctgatcTGCCAATTCTAAGCGTCTATCTTTAGCCCTTCGCTTTGGGGAAGCGTGCCCAGTAAGTAATAAATGGGATATTTATAATAGCCGGGCAGAGGCAAATGTTCTAGAAAGATGGAAGGCTGAAATAATTCCAGATTTGTTAGGTGAGCCACTTGCCACGACTGAAGCCTCTGAATTATGTTTCCACTTAGCAGTAAGTGAGATGTTAAAGAATCGGGTGACCATGGTCCACCAAAACTCTTGCCAGGACCGTGTTCAGGTGAATTGTGTGGGGTTTGTGCAGTAGTCCTGCTCTCGGATTCTTTTGTGCCTGTTGTTGTTAACTGGgagacagctctgccttccGATGAACACCTTACAAATCTCTCCTCACCTTCAGACTTGTTTATGCCGTATTTACCCAGCAGATTCTGGGTTGGCTGCCATGACGATTTCTCCTTTCACTGCTGAGGAAATTAGCATGTTACAGGTATCCCTAGGAACAGTAATGAAAGCACTTCTTGAAGTACCGtggctgtgttcagctttgtgCATACACCAAGAGCTCAATTAATTTGTTGTTCTTGCATAGAAAGACTCATATATATCCTCCTTTAAATTATGATCCTTATCCATAATAAATTGTCAGtgaatttcatttgaaatagtGTTCTTTAAGTAACATAGTCCCATGTCcaactatttattttgctagaaATAATAATAGGATCTTACCTGACGTGACTCAGGGCATTGTCTTCTGTTGTTGAGCAccaagctgtattttaaaataaaaattgcaaaaatgcGTAGCGTGAGAGAATCATGCatcaatgctttttctttcttgcttttcagatgtCTGTTAAAGATGTAACTCTGACTCTTTTAGTCTTCCAGTGTTCCTTGCTATGCCTGAGGAAAGAATATGATTAAAGAAATCATAATAATTAATTGTGTctggttttattattaaaaatgaataaattaagcAAAGAAATACCATGAACTGCAAACAGTAGTTGcctctttctgttcctctttgaaaatgttttaacaggAATTACTTAAATGGTTGGACATCAGCCATCTCTCTGGGAAGCTCTCACTtaaatgaagacaaaagcatttcattttaaacaatgaATTTTACCTTAGTGTTTTGAAGGCAAGCATTGGATGGAGAAAGGAGGTTTGCCTACTAGTACATCAGTCCTACTTCATGAACCACAgaagctctggaaaaaaaatctagaggCTTTGAGTGCTTGTTACTGGAAGGTcttaagaaggaagaaagtaagTAGCGGTCAGGAACATGTTAAACAACAAGGTCCCCTTCCAGTTCTTGAGATCTTGCAGGGTGTGACcaaattttaaattctgcttcCATCCTTTTGCTGACTGAAGAAGACCCTCGCAGGTTACTCTTGACAGCAGCATCAGCTTTGAAGATGCAATCTGCAAAGACAAGCGTGGAAAGACTTTGTTCTTGTGGAGGGGAAACATTCATACATCTCTATGGTTCGAAGTCTTTCCGACATTGTTTTCTTGAAGTTACTTTTGTGGTTTATTAGGGTTCAGTGGGACTTAAATTCTCATTCCAGTGGGTCATTCTTTAACAGAAAAGGTCATCTTTAGCTTTaagataacttttaaaaagtgctttagAAACTAAATACCCCTCTTGAAGAATCAGCCATTAGAGAAGACCACTGATTTTTAGAGCGACAATTTTCTGAGCCTAGTAAAGGAATTGCTTAAGAACTGACAGACAGTTAGTAAGTTCCTCAGCTGATAATTAGAGTTCTTTTTTTAGTAGCCACCGATGTTACTAAATGATCTGTTTATGCATATAAAGAAAACTTCTCTCTTTACATAACATTGCAGTTAATACCAAATGTTTGTAACTAAATATCTGAAAGAGACATATTATATATACTGTACTTTCTGTAGCCTTATTCAAGGCATTCCTTTTTACTATTTCATAAAGACCttatgttaaattttatttatttatttattaacaacaACATGATTTTTTTGGATGAATTAGCATATTTTTTAGTTGTTCTTTTGAATGAATAAAGAAGGAAGAGTGtatgaggagaaagaaaacttgctttttttggCAGCTTTAGCAAACAGGTTTTCTAAATACCTAACAAAATGTGCATTGCCACCTTCTGTTTCAACTCAATGTGCGTTGGGCTTCTTACCTTGATTTCCTCATAAGTTGCCTTTGCTGCATGTTGTGATGAAGATCCCTGCCATAGGGAGTGACAGTGCAACACGAACGTAGAAAATTAGGGAAATGCTCTGGGACAGCTACCGCAGCTTTCTGTGCTAGCTCTGCTTGTACCAGAGGGCTGCGTGTGCCCAGGAAGCACTGGAGGGGATTTGATGAGGAAGGATGAAACAGGCTGGTGTGGAGATGGAAGGGGAGAGAACAGACACGACAGTGATTTCCATCTTCTTCAGACCCCTGCATAGCAATGTGAAGCCTACAGAGAAAAGACTGCTCTTCTTTGTGACCCTTCATGGACATCAGTGAGGTGCTCTGTGGAATGCTGTCTGAATATCACTAGGCTACCTAAAAGttgtgacagagaaaaaaaatcctagaggGTCAGGATTCTGGTAAGGTGGTGAGTCATTTGTGTTAATTATAGGCAGATGTTTTTAATGccaatattccttttttttgttcagtttttatgaaggaagaaaacagaaaaaggagtaTTTGGGGAAGAGAGGCAATGTTAAGGCAGGAATACTGACCAATTCTTCCGTTGGCTCCTGATTAGCAATTCTCCAAGCCCATGAAGGATGACACAATCTTGCTTTGCAGCAATGTTGATATTCAGTTTCTTGCAAGAAAGCTCAGATGGGAAACTGGGAATCTGCCTATTCTGCAGACAGACTGATTTTCAGAGCTAtctaaatggaagaaaactctCGAGTTTTGTTTGGATGCCTTCAAATTACCATGGCATGGTATGTACTGAAAGCTAAGAAGCGGTCCCTGGTTCTCTCTGAGACTGATACATACTCTAAAATTATTTATCAAAAAGCCAGCTGAGTGCTTGCATCCATGTGTTATATTTAATAATCAGCTGCACCGATCACCTTAGCGTTCACTGTAAACATTTCAGTGAAGCAGGGGTGTGCAGTACCAGATGGGATTGCTTTCACATGCACAAAGGCAACATTGTTCTCAAACATGGTGAATATTTGCTCTGAAGATCAATGTCAATTTTCATAGCAGCCAAGCTAGCAAGTAACATGCCTTTGATCGAATCCAGAATCACACAAGGAAAGGGAGATGGTTTTGTTTACATGTcaggaaagcattaaaaatgtatagcCAAAATATATAGTCAGGCATTTAAAATGTAGCCAAAAATCACAAGGACAGTATTATACAGCTTCCTCTGTTTGCTCACTAGACTGGGGTCATTAAAGACTTGGCAGCTTCGGATTCAGAAGCTGGAGGGACAGTAACAGCTATTGCTGGTAGACAGCAAAGCTGGGCTCACCGGCCCTTCATGCATGCTagcagccagcagggcagaaaaacaaagccaaagttCACACCTTGTAAGTCCCCACACATCCTGCTGCTTGGATCCCACTGAAAGCTAGCTTTGAGTCTTCAGCATCTTGGCCAGTTGTGGGTATGTGCAGAAGCTGGAGGTCAGTGTAAGTAATCCGCGGAGGCTAGCCAGGGCCATCCTCCCCTGTGGAAAGGCAAAGGAGAAGGGACCAAGTCCCCAGACTCAGTATTCCTGTCCTTTCATGCTCAGTGGAGCCTGAAGGATGGGTGACTTCCCACACTCTCATCTGGGTGCTTTTTAGAGAGGATAGCAAGCATTGTACTTAGATTTTTGATAAGTTTCTAATGAAGCTTCTTACCAAAGAAATTAAGCTATTGTGGGCCAAAAGAGTAGGTTTTCCTGTGGTCTAGTAACTGGATATTGAGGCAGGagtaaatgatttttcttcaaaatgagaGAGGTGATCAAAGGAGCTATACTGACATGAGTACATCTTTATAAATGATTGGTAACAGACAACATTCACTGACCATACTTTTTTACTGATTCAGGATGGTCAAGGCTAAAACTGAGAGAGGATCTCTCACTGTCGTGGCCGGGCAGCAAAAGAGCTGGTGTCATCCAGCATTAATAGACACAAGGGAATGGTAAAAAGTCTAAAATGCAAGGAGAGGGGCCCCAAGGTACCTGTTTTCACTTATAAGAGAGTTTCTCAATTTATGGTGAATAATTCCTTAAAAGCACATCTACTTTAGTCTTCTTTATGTATCAGTTGGGTGAAAGATGCTGTCCCATTGCAGAGAGATTGCACTTAACAGGTTCTTAAACGCAGTGCTGATGTGAGCTCCACAACCTCCACCGTTTAGGCCTGTTCCAGACTTGTGACTCTGCTTATGCTTCAGTCTTCGTTAGGGAAAGGTATGCTGGTTGCATCTTAGTGTGTCTGTCATGTGCGTGGAGAAATGCTGATCGCCACCCTCCTTAGAATAAGTTTGTGCATATAGAATGAGTGACAGTATATTTCCCCCCAACAGAGTTTCAGGTAGAAGAGCGAAGTATGAGGCATTTTATCTTCAGAAACTTTAGTTTGAGCTACTGGTCCTGCCTTTAGGAATGTGATTTCCTCTAAAAAGaagatttctgtgctgcaggtggGCAGCTGTTCATTTGACttcctctttgctttcaaaagatctttcagcttctttttttatttccctttttgatGTTCAAGACTTTTAAGTAAGGAGCAGCCTGTCACAGAGGTGCCCTTAGAACATGccagctgaagaagaaaacctACTTGCTTCTCTTTTAATAATGATGAGCTAATTAAACTCATCTATCAAAATCCATTACTGCTGCAAAGACAGCTTGCATGAGGGCTGGATTGTGGGAGAAGCTTCTCAGCCTTGGCCTTTGCTGAGTTGTAGCTCAGTCCTGGAGGCCTTGCAGGTCTCCTTCCTGTCTGCTGTACAAATCAGGGCCGTGGAGCCAGGCTCCCTGTGGTTCGTGACTTTACAGCATGTGCACAGACCCCATTTCTTCTACAGGAGTTGTAGCAAGGGGCATGTGGGCATCTCACGCTGGAAGGTGTTTCCCGAAGGCCATTTCTGTCCTCATCCCATCTTTCCTGTACTCctgctccacagcagcagcattactTCGGGGTCCTGTTCTTTCCCCACTCCCTGAAGAACCCCCTAGCCCCAGCCTGTGGTCTGTGCCAGCCCTGACCAACTCAGCAGTGTGCTCGCTTTGcatgcagagcagcaccaaggAGAACCTGAGATCAGTGAGGCCGACCCCTAAAACAGTAAAGCTAGATGCTGGTTGCAGCGTCTTCTGTTCATCTGAGTGTTGTGGCTGGATTTCTGCCTTTTATAGCTGTTTTCTGAAGGCTGCTGATATGAATACAACCATCCTtgacagaagaacagaagaaacttTCTAATATAAGCCCGACTCTGACTCATGTGGTGATGAGACTGTGGATAGCTGTAAcgaaaaataaaggcagcagcaggagtcaCCTACAGACAGGGGGGCAAGGAAAAAGACTtgcaggggagggggagaagctGTTGTTCCTTCCTTGGATTCCTCACCGCTGCATTGTGCAGCTGTGaaaggaggcagctgcaggggccTGGTGATGCTCTTTACTCTCCTGATATTGTTTTCAACTTGCTGCTTTTACAAGCCCACTGGATGTATCAGCAGGGAGGAGCCAAGTCGCTTTGTGAGGGATGAGCTGGAGCAGAAGGCCGACAATCCAGGTCAGCACTTGAACCCCCCTCCTGCAGGCCTGCCTCAGGAAGAGGTCTGAGGTGGCCACCCTGGGCCAGGCTCGGGttgtggtgctggtgctgccctgcagagctgtgtgggGTCTGTACacgccagcagcaggaccaaaTCACACCGTGCTGCAGAGATTGCACACTGTTCCTTTGGAGCACACTGGGGAGCCTGCCAGCTCATCCCTGACCTCTAAGGCACCAAATCTGTCCTGCGTATCTTTTACCAGCCCAGCATCAGCAGAGTTCAA includes the following:
- the LOC118164296 gene encoding cytochrome c oxidase assembly factor 6 homolog, encoding MSAPTMQERKACWGARDEFWQCLEAHAEDAARCEELRVAFESRCPQQWVKYFDKRRDFLKYKKKLEAEGFHPPETAGKA